One Cryobacterium psychrophilum DNA segment encodes these proteins:
- a CDS encoding MATE family efflux transporter, which translates to MLRHQVPVARTRVDSIRLFTPQAIDRDILRLAIPALGALIAEPLFLLADSAMVGHLGTIPLAGLGLASAVLQTIIGLMVFLAYSTTPAVARWLGAGDARRAVSVGIDGLWLALSLGVVLAVVGRAATPALVGTFGAEASVTADASTYLGISMFGLPAMLLVFAATGLLRGLQDTRTPLFVAGIGFAVNIVLNYVFIYLLDWGIAGSAVGTVVAQWGMVAVYLVVVVRHARREKAPLRPHRGGVLLGARSGGWLFVRTLSLRAAMLLAVFVAAQLGSPELAAFQIAMTLFATLAFALDALAIAAQALVGRGLGAHDVAGVRAVLRRCLEWGVLAGIGLAALVIATSGVLGHLFTNSPAVTQLLPATLVVLGLSVPLGGVVFVLDGVLIGAGDARYLALTGLVNLAAFVPLALGVLWLAPEGASGLAWLMSAFALGYLGARAITLSLRARSTAWMVVGAR; encoded by the coding sequence ATGCTACGGCACCAGGTCCCGGTGGCGCGAACTAGAGTCGACAGCATCAGACTTTTCACGCCCCAGGCCATCGATCGCGACATCCTGCGCCTCGCCATACCCGCCCTCGGCGCGCTCATCGCCGAGCCGCTCTTTCTGCTCGCCGACTCGGCCATGGTGGGCCACCTCGGCACGATACCCCTCGCCGGGCTTGGCCTCGCGAGCGCGGTGTTGCAGACCATCATTGGCCTCATGGTGTTTCTCGCCTACAGCACCACCCCGGCCGTCGCCAGGTGGCTCGGCGCCGGGGATGCGCGTCGGGCCGTGAGCGTGGGCATCGACGGCCTGTGGCTGGCCCTCAGCCTCGGTGTGGTGCTCGCGGTCGTGGGCCGCGCCGCGACCCCGGCGCTGGTCGGCACATTCGGCGCCGAGGCATCCGTGACCGCGGATGCCTCGACCTACCTGGGCATCTCCATGTTCGGTCTACCGGCGATGCTGCTGGTCTTTGCCGCGACCGGGTTGCTCCGCGGGCTGCAAGACACCCGAACGCCGCTCTTCGTGGCCGGCATCGGGTTCGCCGTGAACATTGTATTGAACTACGTGTTCATCTACCTGCTCGACTGGGGGATCGCCGGCTCCGCCGTGGGCACGGTCGTTGCGCAGTGGGGCATGGTGGCCGTGTACCTCGTGGTGGTTGTACGGCACGCTCGCCGGGAGAAGGCCCCGCTGCGGCCGCATCGCGGAGGGGTGCTGCTCGGTGCGCGCAGCGGCGGCTGGCTCTTCGTGCGCACCCTGAGCCTGCGGGCGGCGATGCTGCTCGCCGTGTTCGTGGCCGCGCAGCTCGGCTCACCCGAGCTCGCGGCATTCCAGATCGCGATGACCCTTTTCGCGACGCTCGCCTTCGCCCTCGACGCCCTCGCCATCGCCGCGCAGGCGCTCGTCGGCCGCGGACTCGGTGCCCACGATGTCGCCGGGGTGCGGGCCGTGCTGCGCCGGTGCCTCGAGTGGGGCGTGCTGGCCGGCATCGGGCTCGCGGCGCTGGTGATCGCCACGAGCGGGGTGCTCGGGCACCTCTTCACGAACTCGCCGGCCGTGACCCAGCTGCTGCCGGCGACGCTCGTGGTGCTGGGCCTGTCGGTACCGCTCGGCGGCGTGGTCTTTGTGCTCGACGGGGTGCTGATCGGTGCCGGGGATGCGCGCTACCTCGCGCTGACCGGCCTGGTGAACCTCGCCGCCTTCGTCCCCCTCGCGCTGGGTGTGCTGTGGCTTGCCCCGGAGGGTGCCAGCGGTCTCGCCTGGCTGATGTCCGCGTTCGCGCTCGGCTACCTCGGCGCCCGGGCGATCACCCTGTCGTTGCGTGCCCGAAGCACGGCGTGGATGGTCGTCGGAGCACGCTGA
- a CDS encoding M13 family metallopeptidase, which produces MTDQVSASGIDRSELDPEIRPQDDLFLHVNGKWTSRTEIPNDKARWGSFTLLAEESEKAVRDIIVEAQSAVPGTLERKFGDLFTSFLDEERIEALGATPLVADLATVDAITSISELLADLGRLERAGVSGAFHLFVDNDPGDPEQYRVFIEQGGLGLPDESYYREEKFAAIREAYVPFIERMFTLAGVDDAAARAQRVFELETELAVHHWSKVETRDSEKTYNPRTWGQFSALAAGADIDLWLEGVDAPVGTLEEVIVREPSFIVGLAATMSDDRLESWKDWLRWQIIRSSASYLSGDFVEASFDFYGRTLSGTPQLRERWKRGVSLVEGALGEAVGRIYVDRHFQPSAKKSMDVLVEHLVEAYRQSISTIGWMTEETRARALEKLTKFTPKIGYPVKWRDYSSLEMTPDDLISNVRAANEFEFQRELGKIGKPLDRDEWFMTPQTINAYYNPGFNEIVFPAAILQFPFFVTERDSAANYGAIGAVIGHEISHGFDDQGSKYDGDGRLTDWWTEADRAAFEERTSSLIAQYEGLFPKQVPEHHVNGALTIGENIGDLSGLSIAWKAYLLSLDGEEPPVVDGLTGAERFFFSWAQAWQMKLRDAEAIRLLSIDPHSPNEFRCNQIVRNIDEFYTAFGVTEADALWLDPDQRVTIW; this is translated from the coding sequence ATGACTGATCAGGTGAGCGCATCCGGAATCGACCGTAGTGAACTGGACCCGGAGATTCGGCCTCAGGACGACCTCTTTCTGCACGTGAACGGCAAATGGACTTCGCGCACCGAAATTCCCAATGACAAGGCCCGCTGGGGTTCGTTCACCCTGCTCGCCGAGGAGTCGGAGAAGGCCGTGCGCGACATCATCGTCGAGGCGCAGTCCGCCGTACCCGGCACGCTTGAGCGCAAATTCGGCGACCTGTTCACGAGCTTCCTCGATGAGGAACGCATCGAGGCCCTCGGCGCCACGCCCCTCGTCGCCGACCTCGCGACCGTCGATGCCATCACATCCATCTCCGAACTGCTCGCCGACCTCGGCCGGCTTGAGCGCGCTGGCGTGAGCGGTGCGTTCCACCTCTTCGTCGACAACGACCCGGGAGACCCCGAGCAGTACCGCGTGTTCATCGAGCAGGGTGGCTTGGGCCTCCCCGACGAGTCGTACTATCGCGAAGAGAAATTTGCCGCCATTCGTGAGGCTTACGTGCCTTTCATCGAGCGCATGTTCACCCTCGCGGGCGTCGACGACGCCGCCGCGCGCGCCCAGCGCGTGTTCGAACTCGAAACCGAACTCGCCGTGCACCACTGGAGCAAGGTCGAGACCCGCGACAGTGAAAAGACGTACAACCCGCGAACCTGGGGCCAGTTCTCCGCGCTCGCGGCTGGCGCCGACATCGACCTGTGGCTCGAGGGCGTCGATGCCCCGGTCGGAACGCTCGAGGAGGTCATCGTGCGGGAACCGAGCTTCATCGTGGGCCTCGCCGCCACCATGAGTGACGACCGGCTGGAATCCTGGAAGGACTGGCTGCGCTGGCAGATCATTCGTTCGAGCGCGTCGTACCTCTCCGGCGATTTCGTGGAGGCGAGCTTTGATTTCTACGGGCGCACGCTCAGCGGGACCCCGCAGCTGCGAGAGCGCTGGAAGCGCGGTGTCTCTCTCGTGGAAGGCGCCCTCGGCGAGGCCGTTGGCCGGATCTACGTGGATCGCCACTTCCAGCCGAGCGCCAAGAAGAGCATGGACGTGCTCGTGGAGCACCTCGTTGAGGCATATCGCCAGAGCATCTCCACCATCGGCTGGATGACGGAAGAGACCAGGGCTCGTGCCCTGGAGAAGCTCACGAAGTTCACCCCGAAGATCGGCTACCCGGTGAAGTGGCGCGATTATTCGAGCCTCGAGATGACGCCCGACGACCTGATCAGCAACGTGCGCGCGGCCAACGAGTTCGAGTTCCAGCGTGAACTGGGCAAGATCGGCAAGCCGCTCGACCGCGACGAGTGGTTCATGACACCGCAGACCATCAACGCGTACTACAACCCCGGCTTCAACGAGATCGTGTTCCCGGCCGCCATCCTGCAGTTCCCGTTCTTCGTGACCGAGCGAGATTCCGCGGCGAACTACGGTGCCATCGGCGCCGTGATCGGGCACGAGATCAGTCACGGCTTCGACGACCAGGGATCCAAGTACGACGGCGACGGCCGCCTCACCGACTGGTGGACCGAGGCGGATCGAGCAGCCTTCGAGGAGCGCACGAGCTCGCTCATCGCCCAGTACGAGGGCCTCTTCCCGAAGCAGGTGCCCGAGCACCACGTGAATGGCGCGCTCACGATCGGTGAGAACATCGGCGACCTCAGCGGGCTCTCCATCGCGTGGAAGGCCTACCTGCTGTCCCTCGATGGCGAAGAGCCGCCCGTCGTCGATGGCCTGACCGGGGCCGAGCGCTTCTTCTTCTCCTGGGCGCAGGCCTGGCAGATGAAGCTGCGCGATGCCGAGGCGATCCGTTTGCTCTCGATCGACCCGCATTCCCCGAATGAGTTCCGGTGTAATCAGATCGTGCGCAACATTGACGAGTTCTACACGGCCTTCGGCGTGACCGAAGCGGATGCGCTGTGGCTCGACCCCGATCAGCGCGTCACGATCTGGTAG
- a CDS encoding ABC transporter ATP-binding protein, with the protein MTWVTVQELRVSYDETDVLENIDLAIPRGSLVAVLGPSGCGKTTLLRAIAGLLPASAGTITVADRVVSAPGVQLAPEKRGMGWVPQDASLFPHLSVGENIGFGLPHASRADRAKRTARIAELAELVGLAGFVDRAPSQLSGGQAQRVSLARALAPRPDLMLLDEPFAALDPLLRGALRSEVAALLRDQKSTSLLVTHDQEEALSLADFVAVMRDGGLLQWGTPAEVYENPVSFWVAAFVGDTVELEGTWSDGRVECALGSIAADAVDGGTSDVDGTPVRLMLRPEWIHLSPAITRIVSPAALPASSRVVAPHRSGLGIEPAGTERITATVMSIAYGGHDALVSLELLGGAIIRARVAAPDLPKRGDRVRVSIRRPALAYPLD; encoded by the coding sequence GTGACCTGGGTCACCGTTCAAGAACTGCGCGTCTCGTACGACGAGACCGACGTGCTCGAAAACATCGACCTCGCCATACCGCGGGGCAGCCTCGTGGCCGTGCTGGGTCCCAGCGGATGCGGTAAGACCACTCTGCTGCGTGCCATCGCCGGCCTGCTTCCCGCGTCGGCCGGCACCATCACGGTGGCCGATCGCGTGGTCTCCGCACCGGGCGTGCAGCTCGCTCCCGAAAAGCGCGGCATGGGCTGGGTGCCTCAGGACGCCTCCCTCTTTCCCCACCTCAGCGTGGGCGAGAACATCGGCTTCGGGCTGCCGCACGCCAGCCGGGCCGACCGTGCGAAGCGCACGGCGCGCATCGCGGAGCTGGCCGAGCTCGTGGGACTGGCCGGTTTCGTCGACCGGGCCCCGTCGCAGCTCTCCGGCGGGCAGGCGCAGCGAGTCTCGCTCGCCCGGGCCCTCGCGCCGCGCCCCGACCTGATGCTGCTCGACGAGCCGTTCGCGGCCCTCGATCCGCTGCTGCGTGGGGCGCTGCGCAGCGAGGTCGCTGCCTTGCTGCGGGACCAGAAGAGCACGAGCCTGCTCGTGACCCACGACCAGGAGGAGGCCCTGTCCCTGGCCGATTTCGTGGCCGTGATGCGCGATGGAGGCCTGCTGCAGTGGGGCACGCCGGCCGAGGTGTACGAGAACCCCGTGAGTTTCTGGGTCGCGGCGTTTGTGGGTGACACGGTGGAACTCGAGGGCACCTGGTCCGACGGCCGGGTCGAATGCGCGCTGGGATCGATCGCCGCCGATGCCGTCGACGGCGGAACGTCCGACGTGGATGGAACCCCGGTGCGGCTCATGCTCCGACCGGAATGGATCCACCTATCGCCGGCCATCACCCGCATCGTATCGCCCGCAGCCCTGCCCGCTAGTTCGCGCGTCGTGGCTCCGCACCGCTCCGGCCTCGGTATCGAGCCGGCCGGCACCGAACGCATCACCGCGACGGTCATGTCCATTGCGTACGGCGGCCACGACGCGCTCGTGAGCCTCGAACTCCTCGGCGGAGCGATCATCCGGGCGCGCGTCGCGGCCCCTGACCTGCCGAAGCGCGGCGACCGCGTGCGAGTCAGCATCCGCCGCCCCGCGCTCGCCTACCCGCTCGACTGA
- a CDS encoding serine hydrolase has product MAVRDSEKRSRHLAENHGKHLGAEVPENFSRGFEALADLAVNGVQVSARATDLTTGRVLFSVDDHVAMPTAHIGTVLLLIEVAAKLRDADFGAHTVLERTVADSVSGAGIWQHLQVSSLPIADLAALVGSMNDSLATNVLIRAVGLDAVRARTEKLGLTRSALLDRVRDHRGPDHAPQLSVGSAKELTWLFTALARGEIIDAEASERVLGWLSLNTDLTLVAGAFGFDPFVHREGDHGLLLVNKTGTTAGVRSEVGILRGPRAGVTYAVSMSFADTDLPTRLRVHEGLRSIGLDLLEYVH; this is encoded by the coding sequence ATGGCAGTGCGGGATTCTGAGAAACGGTCGAGGCACCTGGCCGAAAATCACGGCAAGCACCTGGGCGCCGAGGTGCCCGAGAACTTTTCCCGAGGCTTCGAAGCGCTCGCCGACCTCGCGGTCAACGGCGTGCAGGTGTCGGCCAGGGCCACCGACCTCACGACCGGTCGTGTGCTTTTCTCCGTGGATGACCACGTGGCCATGCCCACGGCCCACATCGGGACCGTTTTGCTGCTCATCGAGGTCGCCGCCAAGCTGCGTGACGCAGATTTTGGCGCGCACACGGTTCTTGAACGCACGGTCGCCGACTCGGTTTCCGGAGCGGGCATCTGGCAGCACCTGCAGGTGTCGTCGTTGCCCATCGCCGACCTCGCGGCTCTCGTGGGGTCGATGAACGACAGCCTGGCGACGAACGTGCTCATTCGCGCCGTTGGGCTCGACGCCGTGCGGGCACGCACCGAGAAGCTCGGTCTCACCCGCTCTGCACTGCTCGATCGTGTTCGCGACCACCGGGGCCCCGACCACGCACCCCAACTGTCAGTGGGCAGCGCCAAAGAACTCACCTGGCTCTTCACGGCGCTCGCTCGGGGCGAGATCATCGACGCCGAGGCGAGCGAGCGGGTGCTGGGGTGGCTGTCTCTCAACACCGACCTCACGCTCGTGGCCGGTGCGTTCGGCTTCGACCCCTTCGTTCATCGGGAGGGCGACCACGGGCTGCTGCTCGTGAACAAGACCGGAACGACCGCGGGGGTACGCAGCGAGGTCGGGATTCTGCGCGGTCCACGCGCCGGTGTCACCTATGCCGTGTCGATGTCCTTCGCCGACACCGACTTGCCCACGCGGCTCAGGGTGCATGAGGGGCTGCGGTCAATCGGCCTCGACCTGCTCGAATACGTACACTGA
- the xylB gene encoding xylulokinase: protein MSARRTVAGIDSSTQSCKIVTVDADTGEQLTQRSAPHPDGTSIDPARWWDAFLAAGGDELGGGVAGGVAALGVSAQQHGMVALDAADKPVHDALLWNDVRSAPQAAALTERYGAQMWADEVGVVPVASFTITKLAWLHANRPELAAKVEQVLLPHDWLTWNILGRPAQAATDRSDASGTGYFSVHTNSYRMDLLEAALGREARVPTVLGASERAGVTPGGVVVSAGAGDNAAAALGLGIGEGDVVVSIGTSGTVFARTTARIADASGSVAGFADAAGGQLPLLATINGARTLVSTARMLGVDIERFGSLALAAPADAGGLLLMPYLDGERTPNLPDASGSLTGMRRANMTPENLAQSSVLGLVCSLADALDSLRGQGVAVRQVLLIGGGSQSPAVQKIAADVFGVPVVLPAAREYVALGAARQAAWALDGGSDFPSWPRAIALEFEPAADRSWAAEVRARYAEARGTIYGA, encoded by the coding sequence ATGAGCGCACGCCGAACAGTGGCTGGGATCGACTCGTCGACGCAGAGCTGCAAGATTGTCACCGTGGATGCTGACACCGGCGAGCAGCTCACGCAGCGCAGCGCCCCGCATCCCGACGGCACGAGCATCGACCCGGCCCGCTGGTGGGACGCCTTCCTGGCAGCCGGGGGCGATGAGCTTGGCGGCGGCGTGGCCGGCGGCGTGGCGGCCCTCGGGGTGAGCGCGCAGCAGCACGGCATGGTCGCGCTCGATGCCGCCGACAAGCCGGTTCACGACGCACTGCTCTGGAACGACGTGCGTAGTGCCCCGCAGGCTGCGGCGCTCACCGAACGGTACGGCGCCCAGATGTGGGCCGACGAGGTGGGCGTGGTGCCGGTTGCCTCGTTCACGATCACCAAGCTGGCCTGGCTGCACGCGAACCGTCCGGAGCTCGCCGCGAAGGTGGAGCAGGTGCTGTTACCGCACGACTGGCTCACCTGGAACATACTCGGGCGCCCGGCGCAGGCCGCGACCGACCGCAGCGATGCCTCCGGCACCGGCTACTTCTCCGTGCACACCAACAGCTACCGCATGGACCTTCTCGAGGCCGCCCTCGGTCGCGAGGCGCGAGTTCCCACGGTTCTCGGCGCCTCCGAGCGCGCCGGTGTCACGCCCGGTGGCGTGGTGGTCTCGGCCGGGGCCGGCGACAACGCTGCGGCAGCCCTCGGACTCGGCATTGGCGAGGGTGACGTGGTGGTGTCCATCGGCACGAGCGGCACCGTTTTCGCCAGGACCACCGCCCGGATAGCGGATGCCTCCGGCTCGGTGGCCGGGTTTGCCGACGCCGCCGGGGGACAGCTTCCCCTGCTCGCCACAATCAACGGCGCCCGTACCCTCGTGTCCACGGCCCGCATGCTCGGTGTGGACATCGAACGTTTCGGCAGCCTTGCGCTTGCGGCACCGGCGGATGCCGGCGGACTGCTGTTGATGCCCTATCTCGATGGTGAACGGACTCCCAACCTGCCCGATGCCTCCGGCTCGCTCACCGGGATGCGCCGGGCGAACATGACGCCGGAGAACCTGGCGCAGTCATCCGTTCTTGGACTCGTCTGCAGCCTCGCCGATGCGCTCGACTCGCTGCGGGGCCAGGGCGTGGCCGTGCGTCAGGTGCTGCTGATCGGCGGCGGTTCGCAGTCGCCCGCCGTACAGAAGATTGCAGCGGATGTCTTCGGTGTGCCGGTCGTGCTGCCGGCGGCCCGCGAATACGTGGCTCTCGGTGCCGCGCGCCAGGCCGCCTGGGCCCTCGACGGCGGCAGCGACTTTCCGAGCTGGCCGCGCGCGATCGCGCTCGAATTCGAGCCGGCGGCCGACCGGTCGTGGGCCGCGGAGGTGCGCGCCCGTTACGCCGAGGCCCGCGGCACCATCTACGGCGCCTGA